CGCGACCGGTTCGCGCCGCCGAAGAACGTCACGCGGCAGGAGGTCATGCAGAAGTACGCGCTGGTGTTCCGGCACGACCGCGCTGGCCGGCTCGTCGACGCCCAGGAGTTCGAGCACCTCGTCTTCGACCGGTCCCGCTTCGCGCCCGAGCTCCTCCAGGAGCTCCTGGCCGAGTCGGGCGACACGGCGCGGGTGGAGGGGGATCGCGTCTTCATCCGGCACCTGTACGCCGAGCGCCGGGTGAGCCCGCTCAACCTGTTCATCCGGGAGCGCGACGAGTGGACCGCCCGCGACGCGCTGCTCGACTACGGCCAGGCGCTGCGGGATCTCGCCGCCACCAACACCTTCCCGGGCGACCTGCTGCTCAAGAACTTCGGCGTCACCCGCACCGGGCGCGTCATCTTCTACGACTACGACGAGCTGTGCCTCGTCACCGACTGCAACTTCAGGGACCTGCCCGCCCCGCGCGACGACGACGAGGCCTGGTCCGGCGAGCCCACCTTCTACGTCGGCGAGGACGACGTCTTCCCCGAGGAGTTCCTGGCCTTCCTGGGCCTCCCCGAGCAGCTCCGCGGCGCCTTCGTGGCCGCCCACGGGGAGATCCTCACCGCCGCCTTCTGGCGCCGCATGCAGGCGCGCCACCGGGCCGGCGACATCGTCGACATCTTCCCGTACCGGGAGGCGCAGCGGCTGCGGCACGGGAGAGGGCGGGGGTGAGCGGAGGGCCCGCGGGGCGAGGGAGGTGCTACCTTCGCGCGCGTGAACCTGATCCTCCTCGAGCCCTCCGAGCTCTCCCCCGCCGGCGCGCTGCGGCTCACGGGGCGGCGCGCCGCGCACGTGCTCGAGGTGCTGCGGCCCTCGGTCGGCGATCGGCTCCAGGTCGGGGTGGCGGGCGGCCTCCTCGGGACGGGCGAGGTCCTCGCGCTCGCGCCGGACTCGGTCACGCTCCAGGTCCGGCTCGAGCGGGCGCCCCCGCCGCGCGCGCCGGTCGACCTCCTCCTCGCGCTGCCCCGGCCCAAGATCCTGCGCAAGGTGCTGCACGCCGCGGCCGCCATGGGGGTCGGGCGCCTCGTGCTCCTCGGCAGCTGGCGCGTCGAGAAGAGCTACTTCGGCTCGCCGCTGCTCGAGGCCGGCGCGCTCGACGCGGAGCTGCGGCTCGGGCTCGAGCAGGGCCGCGACACCGTGGCGCCGGAGGTGCTGCTGCGGCGGCGCTTCAAGCCGTTCGTCGAGGACGAGCTCGACGCCGCGTTCCCGGGCGCACAGCGGCTGCTGGCGCACCCGGCGGCGGCGGGGCCGCTCGAGGCCCTCGCGCCGCGGGCGCCGCGGGCGGTGGTGGCGGTGGGGCCCGAGGGCGGCTGGACGCCCTACGAGGCGGACGCGCTGGCCCGCCACGGGTTCGAGGGCTTCTCGCTCGGCCCGCGCGTCCTGCGCGTGGACGCCGCCGTCCCCTACGTCGCGGGCCAGGTGGAGCTGTGGATCCGGACGGGGTCCCGCTGACCGCCGCCGGCGCCGCCCGCCAGCGTGGGTCTTTCGGGGCGCGCGCGGGGCCCCGCGGCACGTTCCAGGGGCTCCACGCGTCTTCCCCGCATGCCCACCGTGTGGACCGTCGAGCCCGAGGAGCGCGTCATGTGGAACGGGTATCGCCTGCTCGTGGTGGAGGACGATCTCGAGCTGTGCGAGAGCATCGCCGAGGTCCTGCGGCTCACCGGCTACGAGGTGGAGACCGCGCTCGACGCCGAGACCGCGCTGGCGATGCTGCGCGGCGCGCCCGCGCCCGACGCCATCGTGCTCGACCTGGTGCTCCCCACCATGAGCGCCTCGGAGCTCGTCGCCGCGCTCGACCGTGCGCCGGCCCTCGTGCTCATGAGCGGCCTCGCGCAGCCGCGCGCCAGCGCCTTTCCGCCCGGCGACGTCCTCTTGAAGCCGTTCGGGGCCGAGCAGCTGCTGTCGCGGGTGGCGCGCGCCTGCGGCCACCTCGGCGGCGAGGACGCCGCGGCGCCCTGAGGCCGGTCAGCGCACCTGCGCCACCGCCGGCTCGGCCGGCGCGACGGTCAGGATCTCGGCCCCATCCCGCGTCACCACCAGGGTGTGCTCGTACTGCGCCGCGCGCTGGCCGTCGACGGTCGAGGCGGTCCAGCCGTCCGGCCACACCACGTGCTCCGGGCGGCCCATGGTGAGCATGGGCTCGATGGTGAAGACCATGCCCTCCTCGAGGACCGTGCGCGCGCGCGGCTCGTAGTAGTGCAGCACCTGCGGCTCCATGTGGAAGTCCTCTCCGATGCCGTGACCGCAGAAGGCGCGCACCACGCCGTACCCGTGCGCCGCGGCGTGCTTCTCGATGGCGCGCCCGATGTCGGAGATGGGCCGCCCCGGGCGGACCGCGGAGATGCCGAGCTCG
The genomic region above belongs to Anaeromyxobacter diazotrophicus and contains:
- a CDS encoding 16S rRNA (uracil(1498)-N(3))-methyltransferase, which gives rise to MNLILLEPSELSPAGALRLTGRRAAHVLEVLRPSVGDRLQVGVAGGLLGTGEVLALAPDSVTLQVRLERAPPPRAPVDLLLALPRPKILRKVLHAAAAMGVGRLVLLGSWRVEKSYFGSPLLEAGALDAELRLGLEQGRDTVAPEVLLRRRFKPFVEDELDAAFPGAQRLLAHPAAAGPLEALAPRAPRAVVAVGPEGGWTPYEADALARHGFEGFSLGPRVLRVDAAVPYVAGQVELWIRTGSR
- a CDS encoding response regulator, with amino-acid sequence MPTVWTVEPEERVMWNGYRLLVVEDDLELCESIAEVLRLTGYEVETALDAETALAMLRGAPAPDAIVLDLVLPTMSASELVAALDRAPALVLMSGLAQPRASAFPPGDVLLKPFGAEQLLSRVARACGHLGGEDAAAP